The following are from one region of the Solidesulfovibrio fructosivorans JJ] genome:
- a CDS encoding NAD-dependent epimerase/dehydratase family protein produces MALKLLLIGARGFIGQAVGEAFATDGWEVLGLDLAGRDRRAEAYPFPVRETDYTPDSLGGVLDAFAPQVLFQGAGSAGVGQSLREPGRDFAASVLLFQGVLEALRLTGARPHVFYPSSAAVYGEGAGDFAEDDTPAPISPYGFHKWQCELLARQYAALHGIPATVLRLFSVFGPRQRRLLVWEIYNQARNEGRILLRGSGSEVRDYLSVETLALGVLRLADLPNGGLRLVNLASGAGTRIDALARLVARHVGPDIPVEAAGRPIPGDPGRLVARTDRLSMLLGRPLPFDFSAALAACLGRWSDRG; encoded by the coding sequence ATGGCTTTGAAACTTCTTCTCATCGGCGCCCGGGGCTTCATTGGTCAGGCCGTGGGCGAGGCGTTCGCGACCGATGGTTGGGAGGTGCTCGGCCTCGACTTGGCCGGGCGCGACCGCCGGGCCGAAGCCTACCCCTTCCCGGTCCGCGAAACGGATTACACGCCGGACAGCCTCGGCGGCGTCCTCGACGCGTTTGCGCCGCAGGTCCTGTTCCAAGGGGCCGGCTCAGCCGGCGTGGGACAATCCCTTCGCGAGCCCGGACGGGACTTCGCTGCCTCGGTGCTGCTCTTCCAGGGCGTGCTGGAAGCCCTGCGTTTGACCGGGGCCCGCCCCCATGTCTTCTATCCCTCCAGCGCCGCCGTCTACGGCGAAGGCGCAGGGGACTTCGCCGAGGACGACACTCCCGCCCCCATTTCCCCCTATGGCTTCCACAAGTGGCAATGCGAGCTGTTGGCCCGCCAGTATGCCGCGTTGCACGGCATACCGGCCACCGTCCTGCGCCTTTTTTCTGTATTCGGGCCGCGCCAGCGACGCCTGCTCGTTTGGGAGATCTACAACCAAGCCCGGAACGAGGGCCGCATCCTGTTGCGCGGCTCCGGAAGCGAAGTCCGGGACTACTTGTCCGTGGAAACGCTAGCCCTTGGCGTGCTGCGCCTGGCCGACCTACCCAACGGGGGCTTGCGCCTCGTCAACCTGGCCTCAGGGGCGGGCACCCGCATTGATGCCCTGGCCCGACTCGTGGCTAGGCATGTCGGCCCGGACATTCCGGTGGAGGCGGCCGGCCGACCGATTCCGGGCGACCCGGGGCGTCTGGTGGCCCGCACCGACCGTCTGAGCATGCTGCTCGGCCGGCCGCTGCCCTTCGACTTCTCCGCCGCCCTCGCGGCCTGCCTTGGCAGGTGGTCGGACCGTGGCTAG
- a CDS encoding glycosyltransferase — protein MPAFAPKVSIVIPVYNGSEYLHYAIDSALAQTYPNIEVIVVNDGSSDGGATEAIALSYGARIRYLSKINGGVATALNAGIAAMTGEYFSWLSHDDTYPCDKIEKQVAFLDAREDREVVVYGDYTLMDAKGSLFHTVRLPHRPSAAMPYYLYIEQNLHGCTLLVPKSAFSKVGTFPLHLRTTQDYDLWVRMAMLVPFVHLAEVLAHARQHVGQGSRTLSCHKDEVRCFFNNNYRLLTQDWMRTTFGSGGLRVAYLGLLSPLARVGLYGYFWDAVRQSMVATQGLPLSRRLPAVGHTSVKGLGALVQAIAIYLLPSSAWRFKQKIRQILTYAKTLSNRYPLQEHFSRIYQKNIFGGEESRSGEGSSLMQTAKLRQDLPKLFWEFGIKSLLDAPCGDFHWLQHIDLGQIRYVGIDIVPELIEANRTAYGDSLHVFDHLNLVSDPLPTVDLILCRDCLVHLTNADVKKALANFKRSGATYLLATTFTSRASNEELCGCWRVLNLEKPPFSLPKPLRLIIEECTEGDGAYADKSLGLWRLADLC, from the coding sequence ATGCCCGCATTTGCGCCCAAGGTCTCCATCGTCATACCGGTCTACAACGGTTCCGAGTACTTGCACTACGCCATAGACTCGGCACTGGCCCAGACCTATCCGAATATTGAAGTCATCGTAGTCAACGACGGCTCCAGCGACGGCGGGGCGACCGAGGCCATCGCGCTCTCCTACGGGGCCCGTATCCGCTATCTCTCCAAGATCAATGGCGGCGTGGCCACGGCGCTCAACGCCGGCATCGCAGCAATGACCGGCGAATACTTTTCGTGGCTTAGCCACGACGACACCTATCCCTGTGACAAGATCGAAAAGCAGGTAGCCTTTTTGGACGCCCGCGAAGACCGCGAAGTGGTTGTCTACGGGGACTATACCCTCATGGACGCCAAAGGCAGCCTCTTTCATACTGTCCGCCTGCCGCACAGGCCGTCGGCGGCCATGCCCTATTACCTCTACATTGAGCAAAATTTGCATGGTTGCACCCTGCTCGTGCCCAAAAGCGCCTTTTCAAAGGTGGGGACCTTCCCCCTGCACCTGCGCACCACCCAGGATTACGACCTCTGGGTGCGCATGGCCATGCTCGTACCCTTCGTGCACCTGGCCGAAGTCCTGGCTCACGCCCGGCAACACGTCGGCCAGGGAAGTCGCACTCTCTCCTGCCATAAGGACGAGGTGCGCTGCTTTTTTAACAACAACTACCGCTTGCTAACACAAGACTGGATGCGCACGACCTTTGGCTCTGGGGGGTTGAGGGTGGCCTATCTCGGACTTTTGTCGCCCCTGGCCCGCGTCGGCCTGTACGGCTATTTTTGGGATGCAGTACGTCAATCTATGGTCGCCACACAAGGCTTGCCCCTCTCCCGCAGGCTGCCTGCCGTAGGCCACACCTCCGTGAAGGGACTTGGTGCCCTTGTTCAGGCCATAGCAATATACTTGCTGCCGTCTTCGGCTTGGAGATTCAAGCAAAAAATTCGTCAAATTTTGACCTATGCCAAAACCCTAAGCAATCGTTACCCCTTGCAGGAGCATTTTTCCCGGATTTACCAGAAAAACATCTTCGGCGGGGAGGAGTCCCGGTCCGGGGAGGGCTCCAGTCTGATGCAGACCGCGAAATTACGCCAGGACCTGCCGAAACTTTTCTGGGAGTTTGGCATCAAGAGTCTGCTCGACGCGCCGTGCGGCGACTTCCACTGGTTGCAACACATCGACCTGGGCCAGATCCGCTACGTCGGCATCGATATCGTTCCCGAGCTGATCGAGGCGAACCGGACAGCCTACGGCGATTCCCTGCACGTCTTCGACCATCTGAACCTCGTCAGCGACCCGCTGCCCACGGTGGACCTGATCCTATGCCGCGACTGCCTCGTACACCTGACGAACGCCGACGTCAAAAAGGCCCTGGCTAACTTCAAGCGTAGCGGAGCAACCTATCTGCTGGCTACCACCTTCACTTCCCGGGCGTCCAATGAAGAGCTTTGTGGCTGTTGGCGTGTGCTGAACTTGGAAAAACCACCGTTCAGTCTACCAAAGCCGCTGCGGCTGATCATCGAAGAATGCACCGAGGGCGATGGGGCATACGCGGATAAATCTCTGGGACTGTGGAGGCTTGCTGACTTATGTTAG
- a CDS encoding polysaccharide biosynthesis protein: protein MHNVFENKSLLITGGTGSLGKVLVRHLLEGRSGCPRKIRILSRDEAKQHYMRVEYQDLQNPTDEIIYDNFKKLLEFRIGDVRDYGSVVSCLRDVDIVINAAALKQVPTCEYFPTEATLTNIMGAHNVARAIREHDFPVTTVVGVTTDKACKPINAMGMTKALQERVFIAANLDSPKTRYICVRYGNVLASRGSVIPLFHHQIRSGGAVTITTEDMTRFLLPLEHAVFTIATAVAQAQPGETFIPKIPAATVVNIAKALIGDRDTPIKVIGIRPGEKIHEMMISEEEGLRSYDRGDFYAIKPMLPELVVPEDAAPRGRAYLSNDDLMDLAATRALLEKHGLLVEQVESFGADGELLR from the coding sequence ATGCATAACGTTTTCGAAAACAAATCACTCTTGATCACCGGTGGCACGGGTTCCCTCGGCAAAGTCCTGGTGCGTCACTTGCTCGAAGGCCGCAGCGGCTGCCCGAGAAAGATCCGCATCCTGTCCCGCGACGAAGCCAAGCAGCATTACATGCGAGTGGAGTACCAGGACCTGCAAAACCCAACCGATGAGATCATCTACGACAACTTCAAGAAGTTGCTAGAATTTCGCATCGGCGACGTGCGCGATTACGGCTCGGTGGTCTCCTGTCTGCGCGACGTGGACATCGTGATCAATGCCGCCGCCCTCAAGCAGGTGCCCACCTGCGAATACTTCCCCACCGAAGCCACCCTCACCAATATCATGGGTGCTCACAACGTGGCCCGGGCCATCCGCGAGCACGACTTCCCGGTGACCACCGTCGTCGGCGTCACCACGGACAAGGCCTGCAAGCCCATAAACGCCATGGGTATGACCAAGGCCTTGCAGGAGCGGGTGTTCATCGCCGCCAACCTGGACAGTCCCAAGACCCGATACATCTGCGTGCGCTACGGCAACGTTCTCGCCTCGCGCGGCTCAGTAATCCCGCTTTTCCACCACCAAATCCGTAGCGGCGGCGCGGTGACCATCACCACCGAGGATATGACCCGCTTCCTGCTCCCCCTGGAGCATGCGGTCTTCACCATCGCCACGGCCGTGGCTCAGGCCCAGCCCGGCGAGACATTTATCCCCAAGATACCCGCCGCCACCGTGGTCAACATCGCCAAAGCCCTAATCGGGGACCGGGACACGCCCATCAAGGTCATCGGCATACGGCCTGGGGAAAAAATCCACGAGATGATGATCTCCGAGGAAGAGGGCCTTCGCTCCTACGACCGGGGCGACTTCTACGCCATTAAGCCCATGCTGCCCGAACTCGTGGTGCCCGAGGACGCTGCGCCGCGTGGCCGCGCTTACTTGTCCAACGACGACCTCATGGATTTGGCTGCTACCCGTGCTCTACTGGAAAAACACGGCCTTCTCGTCGAGCAAGTGGAATCCTTTGGGGCCGACGGTGAGCTTTTGCGATGA
- a CDS encoding dTDP-4-dehydrorhamnose reductase family protein, which yields MRILVLGATGMLGHALTFALSRRPGLDVTGAARNPERLRGQAPEAFLARLRGGLEARDIETVAATMDAVRADVVINAVGLIRQLPEGRQPLPCIEVNARLPHQLLELCRARGARLIHISTDCVFDGHKGSPYVEEDPPTARDVYGLSKYLGEVREAPGLTLRTSIIGHELRNRQSLLEWFLGCREAVSGYANVLYSGLPTSELARVVAEYVLPRPQLTGLFQVASTPISKYELLRLVAATYGKDVDIRRDERMVEDKTLSGAKFYQATGYSAPSWPELVSAMHRDRQAFLSGDNNNA from the coding sequence ATGCGCATTCTCGTCCTCGGCGCCACCGGCATGCTCGGCCATGCGCTCACCTTCGCACTGTCGCGTCGTCCCGGGCTCGACGTGACCGGAGCGGCCCGGAATCCCGAGCGCTTGCGAGGCCAGGCTCCGGAAGCCTTCCTGGCCCGCCTGCGCGGTGGACTTGAAGCCCGCGATATCGAAACCGTGGCCGCAACCATGGACGCGGTCCGGGCCGATGTCGTCATCAATGCCGTGGGCCTCATCCGCCAGCTCCCCGAGGGCCGCCAGCCCCTGCCCTGCATCGAGGTCAATGCCCGCCTGCCCCACCAACTCCTCGAACTGTGCCGCGCCCGGGGCGCGCGCCTCATCCACATCAGCACCGACTGCGTTTTCGATGGGCACAAGGGGAGCCCTTACGTCGAGGAGGACCCACCCACGGCACGGGACGTCTACGGCCTTAGCAAATACCTGGGCGAGGTGCGCGAAGCCCCGGGGCTGACGCTGCGCACGTCCATCATCGGCCACGAACTGCGCAACCGCCAAAGCCTGCTGGAGTGGTTCCTGGGCTGCCGCGAGGCGGTCTCGGGCTACGCCAACGTCCTCTATTCCGGGTTACCGACCAGCGAATTGGCCCGGGTTGTGGCCGAGTACGTCCTGCCCCGGCCGCAGTTGACTGGGCTTTTTCAGGTGGCATCCACTCCGATTTCCAAGTACGAGTTGCTGCGCCTCGTGGCAGCGACCTACGGAAAGGATGTCGACATCCGCCGCGACGAGCGGATGGTCGAGGACAAGACGCTGTCGGGTGCGAAATTTTATCAAGCCACGGGCTACTCGGCGCCGTCCTGGCCCGAACTGGTGTCGGCCATGCACCGAGACCGCCAGGCATTTCTCTCGGGAGATAACAACAATGCATAA
- a CDS encoding glycosyltransferase family 4 protein, with product MARGLCLVLAGELGSPHFRRWCNQLRDADLDVRLVHTGAAPPASLAGYEDCVLYLPRIPADAPDHALGMFGGWGRRPWWTPRGFLYRALRLLGLVPSGRSTLWLSLLLLFLRPRLVHSHGLNVNWQNHLLPVRKALSRLPASRRPPWIYSSWGTDLDFFPRFRKDQAQGIQDTLPHVDVLVTECDRDRDLAREFGFRGLFWGKLPMFGGMTESELSLPQAPAAARRLILVKGRDNTLPLEKGGDPVGRARFALDALESLGDRLKGWRVVVLQASPSIRPRAKALAAGGMDIRAPGRLSYEKVLALYAQARIFMAVTVNDGLPSSLCEAFGLGAFPIYSDLPSVAEWIRPGENGFLIPADDPQAIKDALSRAMEDDALVTAAAVYNRELVRQRLEYGAVRQRVLALYHDVAALRRNP from the coding sequence GTGGCTAGGGGGCTGTGCCTCGTGTTGGCCGGCGAGTTGGGCAGCCCCCACTTCCGGCGCTGGTGCAATCAGCTGCGCGATGCGGACCTGGACGTCCGCCTGGTGCACACCGGTGCGGCGCCACCCGCCTCCCTTGCGGGGTACGAAGATTGCGTTTTGTACCTGCCCAGGATTCCTGCCGACGCGCCGGACCACGCCCTGGGCATGTTCGGCGGCTGGGGCCGACGTCCGTGGTGGACACCGCGCGGTTTTCTCTACAGGGCGTTGCGCCTTCTGGGCCTCGTCCCCAGCGGCCGCTCCACGCTTTGGCTGAGCCTGCTGCTGCTGTTCCTGCGGCCCCGGCTCGTCCATTCCCACGGACTCAACGTCAATTGGCAAAATCACCTGCTCCCTGTGCGCAAGGCGCTTTCGCGCCTGCCCGCCTCCAGGCGTCCCCCCTGGATCTACAGCTCCTGGGGCACGGACTTGGATTTTTTTCCCCGGTTCAGGAAAGACCAGGCGCAAGGCATTCAGGACACCCTGCCTCATGTGGACGTTCTGGTCACCGAATGCGACCGCGATCGCGACTTGGCCCGCGAATTCGGATTTCGAGGCCTTTTCTGGGGCAAACTGCCCATGTTCGGCGGAATGACCGAATCGGAGCTCTCCTTGCCGCAGGCCCCTGCGGCAGCCCGCCGCCTGATCCTCGTCAAGGGGCGCGACAATACGCTCCCCCTCGAGAAGGGCGGCGATCCCGTCGGTCGCGCCCGCTTCGCCCTGGACGCCCTAGAGAGCCTTGGGGATCGCTTGAAAGGTTGGCGGGTGGTCGTGCTCCAGGCCTCGCCCTCCATCCGCCCGCGAGCGAAAGCCCTGGCCGCGGGAGGCATGGACATCCGCGCCCCTGGCCGATTATCGTACGAGAAAGTCCTGGCCCTGTACGCTCAGGCGCGCATCTTCATGGCTGTGACGGTCAACGACGGCTTGCCGAGCTCCCTGTGTGAGGCCTTCGGCCTGGGCGCTTTTCCCATCTACTCGGACTTGCCTTCCGTGGCCGAATGGATCAGGCCCGGGGAAAACGGATTTCTTATTCCGGCGGACGATCCGCAGGCCATCAAGGACGCCTTGTCGCGGGCCATGGAGGACGACGCCCTGGTCACGGCGGCGGCCGTCTACAACCGCGAGCTTGTGCGACAGCGGCTCGAGTATGGTGCGGTCAGGCAACGCGTTCTTGCCCTGTATCATGACGTCGCGGCCCTGCGACGCAACCCGTAA
- a CDS encoding glycosyltransferase has product MLADPKCPIVTILTPTYNRRAFLPETIESVLGQDYPNIEYLILDDGSSDDTAELVEQYGNSVRYLRHDNMGETKTVNKGFALASGDIVCVVNSDDPLYSDQAVSLAVASLVANPEASMTYPDWVSIDAQSRVLRRMRLPDYTLQNMLEDANVTIGPGMFIRRTAIKKIGLRDTTIKYTGDLDYSFRLAASGKIIHIPKFLATHREHGASASNTCQGADMAREIARLGYVYTDQPGTPEVVRKRRHRILGKWHFIALDYTGNDRQAFREHIKQSFSYSPMLFCWFYLLRLLSRVKKCIFSR; this is encoded by the coding sequence ATGTTAGCGGATCCAAAATGCCCCATCGTAACCATCCTAACGCCGACCTACAACCGACGGGCGTTTCTTCCGGAAACGATTGAAAGCGTTCTTGGACAGGATTATCCGAACATCGAGTACCTAATCCTTGACGACGGTTCATCAGACGACACAGCCGAACTGGTTGAACAGTATGGGAATTCTGTTCGCTATCTCCGTCACGACAACATGGGGGAGACGAAAACCGTTAACAAGGGATTTGCCCTGGCTTCTGGAGATATCGTTTGCGTCGTTAATTCCGACGATCCCTTATACAGTGACCAAGCCGTGAGCCTTGCGGTCGCCAGTCTTGTGGCCAATCCTGAAGCCAGCATGACCTATCCAGACTGGGTTTCCATCGACGCCCAAAGCCGGGTTTTAAGGCGTATGAGGCTGCCTGACTATACACTGCAAAACATGCTGGAAGATGCCAACGTTACCATAGGGCCTGGCATGTTCATACGACGAACAGCAATCAAAAAAATTGGACTTCGGGATACAACCATTAAGTATACCGGCGACCTCGATTACTCCTTTCGCTTAGCGGCCTCTGGGAAGATCATACATATTCCGAAATTTCTCGCCACCCATCGCGAGCATGGCGCATCCGCATCCAATACCTGCCAGGGTGCGGATATGGCCCGGGAAATCGCACGTCTGGGCTATGTTTACACCGATCAGCCCGGCACGCCGGAGGTCGTCAGGAAAAGACGCCACCGCATTTTGGGGAAGTGGCATTTTATCGCCCTGGACTACACGGGCAACGACAGGCAGGCTTTTCGCGAGCATATCAAGCAGTCTTTTTCTTACAGTCCGATGCTGTTTTGCTGGTTCTATCTCTTACGGCTGCTGTCGCGCGTCAAAAAATGCATATTCTCCAGGTAA
- the neuC gene encoding UDP-N-acetylglucosamine 2-epimerase yields the protein MDSRLKICIVTGSRAEYGLLYWLLKDIAADPDLKLQIIATGMHLSPEFGLTYRQIEVDGFTIDAKVEMLLSADTPVAVTKSMGLGVIGFADALDRLAPDIIIVLGDRFEIFAAAQAAMVARIPLAHIHGGETSEGAYDEGIRHAISKMAQWHFVATEPYRQRVVQLGEAPQRVFNVGAPGLDHLSRTQLLTREELEQVLDMRLRQPLFVVTYHPVTLGMDSPEKAMKELIAGLRKFEDASIVFTYPNADSGGRALRQIINSFVAEDLQRIRAYTSLGQQRYLSLIRQADVIVGNSSSGLIEAPALKTATVNIGDRQKGRLKASSVIDASEHRTDIAKAIRHALSPEFRIQLLQTQSLYGCGDASASILRQLKAPLPTIQKSFFDIKHKY from the coding sequence GTGGACTCGCGCCTTAAAATCTGCATCGTGACGGGGTCGCGCGCTGAATATGGTCTGCTCTACTGGCTGCTAAAGGACATTGCTGCTGACCCTGATCTTAAGTTGCAGATCATTGCGACGGGGATGCATTTGTCGCCTGAGTTTGGGCTTACGTATCGACAAATTGAAGTTGACGGTTTTACAATTGATGCCAAGGTCGAGATGTTGCTATCGGCGGATACACCCGTTGCCGTAACAAAATCCATGGGCCTTGGTGTTATCGGCTTTGCTGATGCCTTGGACCGCCTTGCGCCGGACATCATAATCGTTTTGGGGGATAGATTCGAAATTTTTGCGGCTGCTCAGGCCGCCATGGTGGCGCGAATTCCACTTGCGCACATCCATGGAGGTGAAACGTCTGAAGGGGCCTACGACGAAGGCATCCGCCACGCAATTAGCAAGATGGCGCAATGGCACTTTGTTGCCACAGAGCCCTACCGCCAGCGAGTGGTCCAGCTTGGTGAGGCACCACAGCGCGTGTTCAATGTGGGGGCTCCGGGCTTAGATCACCTTAGTCGCACGCAATTGCTCACACGTGAAGAACTGGAGCAGGTCCTGGATATGCGTTTGCGACAACCACTATTTGTGGTGACGTATCATCCGGTTACTCTGGGGATGGATTCGCCAGAAAAGGCCATGAAGGAGTTGATTGCCGGCCTTAGGAAATTCGAAGATGCCTCTATAGTGTTTACCTATCCCAACGCCGATAGCGGTGGGCGAGCCTTGCGTCAGATTATCAACAGCTTCGTGGCTGAAGATCTGCAGCGGATAAGAGCGTATACTTCACTTGGCCAGCAACGCTACCTAAGTCTTATACGCCAAGCCGACGTCATCGTTGGAAACTCGTCTAGCGGTCTTATAGAGGCACCGGCGCTTAAGACGGCCACAGTCAACATAGGTGACCGTCAGAAGGGACGCTTAAAGGCAAGCTCAGTCATCGATGCATCAGAGCATCGAACCGACATAGCCAAAGCGATACGGCACGCATTATCTCCAGAATTTCGCATCCAACTCCTGCAAACGCAGTCACTTTATGGCTGTGGCGATGCTAGTGCTTCAATATTGAGGCAGCTCAAGGCGCCACTACCAACAATTCAGAAATCTTTTTTTGATATCAAGCACAAATACTAA
- the wecB gene encoding non-hydrolyzing UDP-N-acetylglucosamine 2-epimerase, protein MTVLGTRPEIIRLSQVIPLLDALCDHILVFTGQNFDPNLCDIFFDQLGVRAPDHRFECQGSSAMAQVGVILAEVDALLERHKPERFLVLGDTNSALSTIAAKRRGIPVFHMEAGNRCFDPRVPEEVNRRIIDHSSDVLMPYTVNSRDHLLREGFAANRVYVTGNPIHEVLTHYAPQIESSDVLTRLGATPGGYFLVTLHRAENVDLPDRLDSFLEGLIAIHSQYSLPVLLSLHPRTRSRLQASGRALDKGVVALEPPGFFDFVHLEKNARAVLSDSGTVQEEGCIFGIPTVTLRDVTERPETMEAGSNILTGCEPEDLLRALRLVLEHDGPWVTPAEYLAPAVSRTVAKLLFSHWS, encoded by the coding sequence ATGACCGTACTCGGGACGCGGCCGGAGATCATCCGGCTGTCCCAGGTAATTCCCCTGCTCGACGCGTTGTGCGATCACATCCTGGTCTTCACCGGCCAAAACTTCGATCCCAACCTGTGCGACATCTTCTTTGACCAGCTCGGTGTGCGCGCGCCGGACCATCGCTTCGAGTGTCAGGGCTCATCGGCCATGGCGCAGGTCGGCGTCATCCTGGCCGAGGTCGACGCCCTGCTCGAACGCCACAAGCCTGAGCGCTTTCTGGTACTCGGCGACACCAACAGCGCACTGTCCACCATCGCGGCCAAGCGCCGGGGCATTCCGGTCTTCCACATGGAAGCCGGCAACCGCTGTTTCGACCCCCGAGTGCCCGAGGAAGTCAACCGTCGCATCATTGACCATTCTAGCGACGTGCTCATGCCCTACACGGTCAACAGCCGCGACCACCTGCTGCGCGAGGGATTCGCCGCCAACCGGGTCTACGTCACCGGCAACCCTATCCATGAGGTGCTCACGCACTACGCCCCACAGATCGAGTCGAGCGACGTGTTGACGCGACTTGGGGCTACGCCGGGTGGCTATTTCTTGGTGACCCTGCACCGAGCAGAAAACGTGGATCTGCCCGACCGGCTGGACAGCTTTCTTGAGGGCCTGATCGCCATCCACAGCCAGTACAGCCTGCCCGTACTCCTAAGCCTGCACCCGCGCACCCGCAGCCGCCTTCAGGCTTCTGGCCGCGCCTTGGATAAGGGCGTCGTTGCCTTAGAGCCGCCGGGATTTTTTGACTTCGTGCACCTGGAGAAGAATGCTCGGGCCGTGCTCTCCGACAGTGGCACCGTGCAAGAAGAAGGCTGCATTTTCGGCATCCCCACCGTGACCCTGCGCGACGTCACCGAACGCCCGGAAACCATGGAGGCCGGCAGCAACATCCTCACTGGCTGTGAACCCGAGGATCTGCTACGCGCCCTGCGCTTAGTACTCGAACACGACGGTCCCTGGGTCACGCCTGCGGAATACCTTGCTCCGGCAGTCAGCCGCACGGTGGCCAAGCTGCTCTTTTCCCACTGGAGTTGA
- the neuB gene encoding N-acetylneuraminate synthase, protein MTTFVIAEAGVNHNGSLDLAFQLIEAAAEAGADVVKFQTFRAENLVAKHAPKAAYQKCTTDPDENQFNMIRKLELDKQQHGYLINHCHKCGIAFMSTPFDCDSLRLLTDYFKFDTIKVSSGDLTNAPFLLEIAGVAAQVILSTGMSTLGEVEAALGVLAFGFVAPKDAVPSPEAFVQAYTSKEGQALLRQRVTLLHCTTEYPAPIIEVNLRAMDTMAQAFGLRVGYSDHTQGIHIPIAAVARGATIIEKHFTLDRTLPGPDHQASLEPAELAEMVCAIRDVERCLGDGIKRPAPSEWKNRPIARKSLVAARATQRCDPLVLVCKRPGNGCTPFRYWELQGTAAGRHYERDELIDA, encoded by the coding sequence ATGACCACTTTCGTTATTGCTGAAGCTGGAGTGAATCATAACGGGTCACTCGACTTAGCATTCCAATTGATTGAGGCTGCGGCAGAAGCCGGCGCAGATGTTGTAAAATTCCAAACTTTCCGCGCCGAGAACCTTGTGGCGAAACATGCGCCTAAAGCTGCCTATCAAAAGTGTACGACTGATCCTGACGAAAACCAGTTCAACATGATTCGAAAGCTCGAACTGGATAAACAGCAGCATGGATATCTTATAAACCACTGTCATAAATGTGGTATTGCCTTTATGTCGACACCTTTTGACTGCGATAGTTTACGACTGCTCACCGACTATTTCAAATTCGATACCATAAAGGTCTCCTCTGGCGATCTCACCAATGCACCGTTTCTTTTGGAGATCGCAGGTGTGGCAGCACAGGTCATTTTGTCCACGGGAATGTCCACGTTAGGAGAGGTTGAGGCTGCCCTTGGTGTGTTGGCCTTTGGCTTTGTGGCCCCCAAAGACGCAGTACCCTCACCAGAAGCCTTTGTGCAGGCTTACACATCAAAGGAAGGACAAGCCCTGCTACGGCAGCGTGTCACACTTTTGCACTGCACGACTGAGTATCCGGCTCCAATAATTGAGGTCAATTTGCGGGCCATGGACACCATGGCGCAAGCATTTGGGCTCCGGGTTGGCTATTCCGACCACACGCAGGGAATCCACATTCCAATCGCTGCCGTGGCGCGCGGTGCAACAATTATTGAGAAGCATTTTACCCTGGACCGCACTCTACCTGGCCCTGACCATCAAGCCTCACTGGAACCAGCAGAGCTTGCTGAAATGGTCTGTGCCATCCGTGATGTCGAGAGGTGTCTAGGCGATGGAATAAAGCGACCAGCACCTAGTGAGTGGAAGAATCGGCCCATTGCACGCAAGAGCCTCGTGGCAGCGCGAGCAACGCAGCGCTGTGACCCCTTGGTCCTTGTTTGCAAGCGTCCGGGCAATGGTTGTACCCCCTTTCGCTACTGGGAGCTGCAAGGCACGGCTGCAGGTCGTCATTACGAACGAGACGAGCTCATTGATGCCTGA